ACTTCCCCCGGATTTATAATCGATCAGCGCATAACCGTCTGATCTGCGGTCGATCCGGTCGGCCCGCCCGTAAAGTGTAAACGGCTGACCGCCGACATCCAGAATCAAAGACCCAAACGCCTCTGTCGCCAGAAACTTTGAAGTTTCGCGCCATATCCGCTCATGGGCCATAATGCGGCGAACGGGATCATCCATGCGAGTGATCCAGAATTGAAGCGTTTCTGTTTCATGAAGCAGGGCAGCAGCCGCCTTCTGAAGATGGCCAAGAAAAAGACCATCGGCGTCCGGCGGCAAAATCTCGGGATAAGCGCCCAGAAACGTCTCAAAAGCCCTGTGCAGAATTTGCCCGCGCAGCGCATGATCGCTCTCGACCCTTAAGGGCGGCAGTTTTTTGAGACCCAGCCCGTACCGTGCGTAATGCCCGTACGGGTCACTCAGCCATCCGTCCACACGCGTAACCGAAACCCGCGAGGGACGTAAAAAGACTGGAGGCCGCGGGCAAGGCCGGGAGACAGGACGTACGTCCACCGCATCGTCCATGATCCGCGCCCAGCGCAGATGCGACCCGCCCGATAGAACGGAATGATCGGCGCCGCAGGCCTGCAACACGGCCCCCATTTTCTGAAGCCAGCGCGAGGGAACGGTCGGCGCTCCATCAACTTTGCGTGACCGGGTGAGAACGACCTCGGTCCCCCAGAAAGCCTGTGCGAAATCATGCGCGGCCTGCCCGGCGAACCGTTCCGGCCCCGGCAACCCAAGACTCTTACGCATCGGCAGGGACAGCCAGGGGTCGTGGCGCAAAGCCGTCGGCCAGGTTCCCTCGTTCAGCCCGCCCAGTATCACGAGATCGGCATCGACCAGCCGCGCTTCAAGCTGCCCGAGGATCGACAGCCGCGGATGCAGGCCATAACGGGGTCGCACGGTAACCCGCTGCGCCAGAACAAAAAGCAGAGAAACATAATCCGCAAAACTTAAGGGGTCGATTTGTTCAGATTCGCCCAGCAATTCAGACAGAAAATGGGCCGCTGCTTCCCCCGCTTCCCCTGACCAGAGACGCAAGTCTCCGGGCAGATCAGGAAGATCGGAGAGTCGTTCCGCCGCTCGAATATGTGCTTCATAAATTTTTGCGAAATCATAAGATTGGCCATCACTGAACGCAGTCAACGGCGCAAAAATATCGCTCAGAATCTGCGCGATCCGCGCAACATCCTTATACGAAGACTTAGAGGTTATATTCGCCAGATCATGAAGAGCATGTGGCCGATGCTCTTCATCGCGAAAAAAGAACCGTTCCAGAGACCCAACCGCCCTTTCCATCTCCGCCCGCTCAGTTCCCAGACCGCAAAGAGGATGTTTGAGCAGCGCAAGGAGCGCCGCCGGATCAAACCGCCTGTGCGCCGCTTCAAGCACGAGGAATAAAAAAATTCCTACACTCGTCGCGCTCAGGCTCTCCCCCGCAGAATCGTTGACCGCGATTCCCCAGCGAAGGCAATGCGCCGCCACGCGCCGTGCAAGCCCGCGGTCGGGGGTGATCAGGCACACGGTCTTCCCGTCCGCCTCCAGAGCCTCGCGCATGAGCAGGGCAACAACTTGTGCCTCCTCCTGCGGCGTATCGCAAGTGTAAAGACGCAGTCCATCAAGAAGGCTAGCCGCCGTCCCCAGCCGCCGGACGCTGTCCCCGAAATGAATCCATTGGCCGCTCGTCGCGGCCGGACGCATGATTTCCCGGATGAGATCGTTTCGCCCGGTACCGGCCGTTTCGGGAATTTGACCGATCACACCCACCGCCTCCCTCGAAACGTCCAAAGTCATAAGCAAAACCTTCATGAGATATTGCGGGTGCGACTCATCCAGACTCTCCCAGCTCTCCGCATCAAGGTCAAAATCAAGCCCCGGCAAAATCAGTCGCCCCTGCGGCAGTTCGGAAATCACCCGCAAAAGCTGCGCGGTCGCAGGGATCGATCCGGTCGTTCCGGCGGCGATGACGGGTCCGTCCGGCGGAAACGCCCGCCAGTAATCCGCCAGAGCCCGCAACAAAAGATTCCGCCGATGAACGGCGTCGATCATGCCGCTCTCCTCGATAATCTTCGGCCAATGAACGCTAAGGATTTCAAGAAACCTCAGGGAAATCTGCCAGTGTGCAGAAAATTCCTCGGGAACGAGACGGGAGAGCGCACTGAAATCCTTTCCGCCGATAATCATCTCGTCAAGAAAGGTGCCGAGAGAATCAGCCAGCCGCAACGCCTGCTCACGTCCTTCCGCAAAAACGCCCCCCGCCTGCAGCATTTTCGCCAACAGGAGTTGCCGCCGCAGCGCGGGCATGGCCGGAGGAATATTAAGAAACCGCCCGTCCGCCCCGAACATCTGCAAGGAGAGATCGCCCTCATCCACATCGCCGATGGGAAGCAGCGCAGGAAGAAGGATCGGCGCCCCGCCGGAAAGCCGCAAAAAACTCTCCCGCACCGTCCGGCAGGCCCGCCGGGTCGGCAGCAGGACTTTGTACCGCGCCAGTGTTTCGGGATCGCCCGCCGTCTCGTCGAGCAAAAGCTGCGCTAGACTTTTGGCAAAGGGCGCACCCGGCGCAAAGGTAAAAACGGACCGTTGTCTGTCCGTACCCCCGCTCATGCCTTGGTCTTTTTCGATTCGGGTGGTTCGAAGGCCCGGCGCACACTCTCCAGATCGGCAGGCCGGCTGATATGATGCCAGTCGCCTTCATGTTCAAGCGCAAAGAACCGCCCCTCCGCCTCCGCACGGTCCATGAGATCAAGGAAGGAAAACGCACCCTCGGGAGCATCTTGAAAAATCCGCGGATGATTGAGCCGGATATTCGTCCACATAAAGGCGCCGCTCTTGTTTTTGCTGCGCCGGACCCGCCCGTTGGGCAGCAAATCGTAATCCCCGGCGCCTTCGGTCAAAACCATGCGCGACAAAGGCTGCATCAGCGTCAGGATATCCATGGCCTGCCCGTCCCACAGCCGCGCCAGCCGCGCCAGGGCACTCTCAAGCGGCGGATCGGTCCACAGCGCGTCCCCGGCGATGACATAAAATGGATCGTCCCCAAACACCCGCAACATTTTTTTGATCCCGCCGCCCGTATCCAGCAACGCCTCCTCATGCGAAAAAAGCAGGTGCAACCCATGCCCGCCAGGTTGGTTCAGACAATACTCCTCCAGATGCTCGCGCAGCATATCCGCCTTGTAATGCAGATTGACGACGACCGTGTCCACATAATCGGCGCGCAGCTTGTCAAGAATCCGCCAGATCAAACTCCGCCCCGCGACCTCAACCATCGGCTTCGGACACTGATCCGTATAGGGGCGCAACCGCTCGCCGCGTCCGGCGGCGAGAATGAAAGCCTTGCTGGGGCGGAAGATGATTTTACTCATGACGCTCGATCCTGATCTGCCTGTGATTCGCCCCTCCGGGAACGGCCTCAAGTGTGACATCCGTCCGGCGAGATGGCAACAACGCGCCCAGCCGCTCCGGCCACTCGATCAGCACGAGCGCCTGCCCCAGCGCCTCCTCCCAGCCGATTTCATAAATCTCTTCCGGGGAAGTCAGGCGGTAAAGATCGAAATGCCAGATCGGAAACCTCTGCCCCGGATGCCCCTCATAGATCTGTGCCAGTGTAAAGGTCGGACTGGGAACTTCAAGATCGGGAAGTCCGCAAAGGCAGCGGATCAGGGCGCGGCAGAACACGCTTTTTCCGGCGCCCAGTGTCCCCCGCAGGCAGACGACATCTCCAGCCCCAAGCGCACGGCCGAACGAGCGGGCAAAGGCCTCGGTTTCCGCCTCGTTCGTCGAAATTTGTTCTAAAGCCGCGGGAATCATGAACTTCACGCTTGGTTGCAGGCCTCCAACAATGCTAAAATGGAGTATGAAAATCCAGCATTACTTTTTGCTTGTGCTTCTATGCTGCACCTTCGGACAGGAAGCGCAGGCGCAGGAAATCCTCAACGAACCAATCTGCTTCACCGTCCGCAACACGGCCCCGCATAAGGTCTACGGCAATTTCGTCACCGACTATTACACCGCCGAAGACGGAACGCAGGCCCGCCACCGTTCCAACTTCCGCCTCGACGAGGCGGGCGCGAAGGATCCCGAAAAGGGCTTCCCTCTCGATGCCGCGGAATTTTGCTCCTACGGTCCCTTCTTCCCCGAACGCAAGCTCGAGCTGGTGATTCGTACCCTGATCCCTGTCTTCTCCTGCAAGACCAGTGTCCAAAAAGGCGAAATCCTGATCAAGAGCGAACGCCTGCCCGACGACAGCGGCAATAAAATCTGGGCCGAATGTTTCGAATGAAAAAGCCTCAGGGACTCTGAGACAAAGGAACCCGCAGCGTCACGGTCGTTCCCCTCTCCGGCGCACTCTCGAGTCTGAAATCCCCGCCGTGCAGCGTCACGATATTCTGCACCAGCGTCAGTCCCAGCCCGACTCCCCGCCCCGCCTGCTGGCTCTCGATCCGCTCGAACGGCTGCAAAATCCGCGACTGCTCCGCCGCCGGAATCCCCACGCCGTTATCCTGAACGGTGAGGACAAGAGTCTTTTGATCCGCTTGCGCGTTGATAGTGATGTGCCCACCGCTGCGCGTATGCGCCAGCGCGTTCTGCACGACATTGAGAACCGCCTGCTTCATGCGCGTTTCATCAATCTCCGCGCTTCCGATCCCCTCCGGGCAGTTAAGCACAAGCGTGATCTCCTGCTTGCGCACCCAATCCTCGACAAGATCGACGATGGCCTGCAGCATCCCGCGGATATCGACCCGGCTGATCTGCAACTCCATATATCCCGCCTCGAAAGAGGAAAGATCGAGAATATCGTTGACCAGCGCCAGCAGCCGCTCGCTCGATTCGCGGATATCCCGCGTATATTCCTTCTGCTTGGGGTTAAGCCCCCCGAAAAACTCCTGATCCAGAATCTCGTTAAACCCCATGATGGCATTCAGCGGCGTGCGGAGCTGATACGAAACATTGGCCAGAAAATCCAGCTTCAGCTTTTCCGCCGCCTCCAGCGCAGCATTTTTCTCCCGCAGCGCGTTCTCCACCCGCACGGAATCGGTCACGTCAGTAAAAGTGACCAAAACCCCGCCGTCCGGCAAGGGCACGGTAATAAAATCCAGCAGCGAATCATCCACCCGCTTCTGCCGCCCCTCATGCATCGTGCGCTCAAGAGCAAGCCCGATCAGCGCATCCCGCGTCGATTCCCATTGCGAAGCATCGAAGAATCCCTTCATCTTCTCCACGATCCGCGTGATATGTGGCTCCCCTTCCAGATCCTCGGGATGCAACCCCCACAGCCGCGCAAACGAAGGATTCCACAGCTTCAGCCGCCCGTCCCCGCCGAACACCGCCACACCTTCCGCAAGGTTATCAAGCGTCTCTTTCTGCACCGCAATCAGCGTATTATAGGACGATTCCAGTTCCAGTCGGCTGGTGACGTCCTCGAAATTCATCATCAGCCCGCCCGCCTTCTGCGGCACCATGAGCATACGAATCGCGCTGCCGTTCGGCAGGTAAAGCATATCCTCATAAGGCTCGATCAGGTCGGTGAATTTATCCAGCCACGTCTTCTTGTATTTCTTGAAATCCGCCTGCTCCGGAAGGCGACGCATCTCGCGCAGCTTCTCAAGAATATCGCCCAGCTTCGGCTTGGTATTCAGCCACCCCTCCTCCAAAGTCCAGAGCTGGGCGAACGGCGTGTTATAAAACTCCAGCGTCTGCTCCGGCCCGTAAAACGCCACCGCCGAGCGCAGCTGCCCGAGCAGCCCCCTCTGCGCCTCCTGAAAATTTTTCAGCTCCGTCTCCAGCGCCTCCTCCGGCGAGAGATCCTCAAGCACGCCCATCGTCAACTTCTGCGCTTTAAGCGGCGTCTCCGTCACCCGCACCAGAAGCCGATTCCCGCCGATAACGACGTGCGCTTTGGTCGCCTGCGTAACGCCGCTCTCAAGCGCTTGCTTCGCAAGCTCAGACCCAAGCAATCCTTCCTTGGCTCCGGGCTTCTTCTTGCGCGGTTGCTGCGCGATTTCCTTTTGCTGCGAGAGGATTTCACTCGGCCGCGCCCCGGTCTTCTTGGCATAAGCCACGTTGACCCACAAAATCTCCTGCTGCGCGTTACGGATCCATACCGGAAACGGCAACCCGTCGAGAGAGTCCTGCAACCGTTCGATTTCCTCGAACTGCGCCTTTTGCTCCTCGGCGAACGTCACGCTCGCCTCGTACTGCTCCGTAACATCTTCAAGCCACAGGATATTGAAATAATCCTGATCCTCCGTATCCACGCCCCGCACACCCGCAATCTTGAGCGTCCGCCTGCCGGGATGGTCCTGCACGTTCAGTGTAAAGGAAATCGCATCCTCCGCCAGCCGCGTGTAAAGCCCCTCCAGCGCCGCCGCATCGCTGGGTGTGAGCTGGTTCTGGATATCTGTGAGGTTCATGACCCGCTCCAGCCCCAGAAGAACGCAGAATCCCTTGCTGTAAACGATGCTCCCATCCCGCGAGATGCCGCAATACTCGCCTGGCACCGCGGCCAGAAACGCCTCCAGCCGCGCTTTCTCGGCCTGCAGCTTCTTGCTGCCGCTCAGCGCACCGAACAGGCCTTGAAAGGCCGTGGATTTAGGGTCGGTATGTGTGCTCACGATACGCGGATTTTATGGAGCCGGACACGGCCCTGACAAGCGAAAAGCCCAAAACATCAACCCGCGCCTGTGGGTTATTCCACCCCCAGAAAAAAACGGACGCCCGCAAGGGCGCCCGCCAAATCTTTTGAAACGCTAAACCGATCAGTAACGGTACTCGTCCTTCTTGAACGGCCCCTTCACATCGACGCCGATATAATCGGCCTGTTCTTTGGAAAGCTTCGTCAGCTTCGCGCCAACCTTCTCGAGGTGCAGCGCCGCGACCTTCTCGTCCAGATGCTTGGGCAGGACATAGACCTTGTTTGCATACTTGCCGGGATTGGTGTACAGCTCAATCTGCGCCAGCGTCTGATTCGTAAACGACGCGGACATGACGAACGACGGATGGCCCGTGGCGCATCCGAGATTCACCAGCCGCCCTTCGGCCAGCAGGATAATCCGGTTCCCGCCCGGAAACTCGATCTCGTCCACCTGCGGCTTGATGTTGGTCCACTTCATGTTCCGCAGACCCTCGACCTGGATCTCGTTGTCGAAATGCCCGATATTGCACACGATCGCACGGTCCTTCATCGCCCGCATATGATCCACGGTGATGATGTCCTTGTTGCCCGTGGCGGTCACGAAGATATCGGCGCGTTTGATAGAATCTTCCATCGTCGCAACTTCATAACCTTCCATCGCCGCCTGCAGAGCGCAGATCGGATCGATCTCGGAAACGATGACCCTCGCCCCGGCCTGACGCAGGGATTCGGCCGAGCCTTTGCCCACATCGCCAAATCCGCACACCATGGCGACTTTTCCGGCCATCATGACGTCGGTGGCGCGGCGGATGGCATCCACGAGGCTCTCGCGGCAACCATACTTATTGTCAAACTTCGACTTCGTAACCGAATCGTTGACGTTAATGGCCGGAACGGTCAGCTTGCCCTTCTTCTCCATCTCGTAAAGACGCAGGACGCCGGTGGTTGTTTCTTCCGAAATACCCTTGATGTCCTTCATCAGATTCGGGAATTTCTCGATGATCCGCAGCGTCAGATCACCGCCATCGTCCAGAATCATGTTCGGAACCCATCCGCCCGGTCCTTCGATCGTCTTGTCGATCGCCCACCAGAATTCTTCCTCGTTCATGCCCTTCCAGGCAAACACCGGAACGCCCGTAGCGGCAATCGCCGCCGCCGCATGATCCTGCGTCGAGAAAATATTGCACGAACTCCAGCGCACTTCCGCACCCAGAGCGGTCAAAGTCTCGATCAGCACCGCCGTCTGGATCGTCATGTGCAAGCATCCGGCGATTCGCGCACCCTTCAGGGGCTGCTTCTTGCCGAATTCCTCACGGGTGGCCATCAGGCCGGGCATCTCGCTCTCGGCGATATTGATCTCCTTGCGGCCCCATTCGGCCAGCTTGATATCGGCGACTTTATAGTCATTTTGAACGGTCTTGGGCTGTGTAGCCATAACGAGGGTTCTCCTTATAAGGGCCGCAGGATTTTGGGGCGGCCAAGCGGTTTCTTTAGAATCACAGGAAAATAAGCGTTTTTTTAAAGAAAAACCAGTGTTAATATGCACCCCATGGAAATTGATTTTAACAAACAGCTTGAGCGCCCGCGCTTCATCTATAAGCCCAACCCGATGATGAAGCGGGCCTACCAGATCTTTGAGCTGATGCCCAAGAACAACGCCTACGTCCCCGTTGGCGAATACATCCTCCTGAACCATGAGGAAGACCCCGAACTCACCGAACTCAAGATGGGCAACCTCGTCCTCCTCCTCAACGGCAAGAAGGACGTCAAGGATCTCTCGAAGATGAGCAGCACCCGCGTCCTCTTCACCGTCATGCCGGAGGATCAGTCCGCCGACCAGACCAAGATCATCTTCAAGGACTATAAGGGCAAGGGCGTCTCCGTCGATAATGCCGTCTTCACAATTCGCCGCGGCGTCCTCCACGACAAGCGCAAGTTTATCTGATCGCCCCCAAAAGATGCTGATTCCCTAAATAGTTGCGTCTAAAGGCAATTTTCTTACCATAACCTGACCTCCTGAAAGAAAAATTTTATCCTTAGGGAGGAAAGAATGTTTGACAAGCCCGCCCCTTTTCAATTACTCTGAGTGTAGAAATAAGGCTGGGCGACCAGAAACAGTTGATCCGCTAAGGATCGCACGTTTAGCCTGTTTCCAACAAACAACGGACGTTTTAAACCAGAAAGGGTGTCAAACATGATAACAGGACTTTTCGGACAAGCAGCAGAGCCCCTGACCGCACAGGGAATCGGTGGCCGCTTCGCAGCATCTGCAAGCACAGGCGCAAACCTCGATGCAGGTCTGAACCTGACTACCGATATCGGCATGCACAAAGACATGTAAGTCTTTGCATAAAGAATACAAAAAGGAGCCTCCAAGGCTCCTTTTTTTTATGTCCGATCCTTCAAAAAAACGTGAGGACGCACCCCTCACGCAGGCGCACCCGGCTCAC
The sequence above is drawn from the Alphaproteobacteria bacterium genome and encodes:
- a CDS encoding adenosylhomocysteinase, which encodes MATQPKTVQNDYKVADIKLAEWGRKEINIAESEMPGLMATREEFGKKQPLKGARIAGCLHMTIQTAVLIETLTALGAEVRWSSCNIFSTQDHAAAAIAATGVPVFAWKGMNEEEFWWAIDKTIEGPGGWVPNMILDDGGDLTLRIIEKFPNLMKDIKGISEETTTGVLRLYEMEKKGKLTVPAINVNDSVTKSKFDNKYGCRESLVDAIRRATDVMMAGKVAMVCGFGDVGKGSAESLRQAGARVIVSEIDPICALQAAMEGYEVATMEDSIKRADIFVTATGNKDIITVDHMRAMKDRAIVCNIGHFDNEIQVEGLRNMKWTNIKPQVDEIEFPGGNRIILLAEGRLVNLGCATGHPSFVMSASFTNQTLAQIELYTNPGKYANKVYVLPKHLDEKVAALHLEKVGAKLTKLSKEQADYIGVDVKGPFKKDEYRY
- a CDS encoding nucleotidyltransferase family protein, with the protein product MSKIIFRPSKAFILAAGRGERLRPYTDQCPKPMVEVAGRSLIWRILDKLRADYVDTVVVNLHYKADMLREHLEEYCLNQPGGHGLHLLFSHEEALLDTGGGIKKMLRVFGDDPFYVIAGDALWTDPPLESALARLARLWDGQAMDILTLMQPLSRMVLTEGAGDYDLLPNGRVRRSKNKSGAFMWTNIRLNHPRIFQDAPEGAFSFLDLMDRAEAEGRFFALEHEGDWHHISRPADLESVRRAFEPPESKKTKA
- a CDS encoding PAS-domain containing protein, whose protein sequence is MSTHTDPKSTAFQGLFGALSGSKKLQAEKARLEAFLAAVPGEYCGISRDGSIVYSKGFCVLLGLERVMNLTDIQNQLTPSDAAALEGLYTRLAEDAISFTLNVQDHPGRRTLKIAGVRGVDTEDQDYFNILWLEDVTEQYEASVTFAEEQKAQFEEIERLQDSLDGLPFPVWIRNAQQEILWVNVAYAKKTGARPSEILSQQKEIAQQPRKKKPGAKEGLLGSELAKQALESGVTQATKAHVVIGGNRLLVRVTETPLKAQKLTMGVLEDLSPEEALETELKNFQEAQRGLLGQLRSAVAFYGPEQTLEFYNTPFAQLWTLEEGWLNTKPKLGDILEKLREMRRLPEQADFKKYKKTWLDKFTDLIEPYEDMLYLPNGSAIRMLMVPQKAGGLMMNFEDVTSRLELESSYNTLIAVQKETLDNLAEGVAVFGGDGRLKLWNPSFARLWGLHPEDLEGEPHITRIVEKMKGFFDASQWESTRDALIGLALERTMHEGRQKRVDDSLLDFITVPLPDGGVLVTFTDVTDSVRVENALREKNAALEAAEKLKLDFLANVSYQLRTPLNAIMGFNEILDQEFFGGLNPKQKEYTRDIRESSERLLALVNDILDLSSFEAGYMELQISRVDIRGMLQAIVDLVEDWVRKQEITLVLNCPEGIGSAEIDETRMKQAVLNVVQNALAHTRSGGHITINAQADQKTLVLTVQDNGVGIPAAEQSRILQPFERIESQQAGRGVGLGLTLVQNIVTLHGGDFRLESAPERGTTVTLRVPLSQSP
- the addB gene encoding double-strand break repair protein AddB encodes the protein MSGGTDRQRSVFTFAPGAPFAKSLAQLLLDETAGDPETLARYKVLLPTRRACRTVRESFLRLSGGAPILLPALLPIGDVDEGDLSLQMFGADGRFLNIPPAMPALRRQLLLAKMLQAGGVFAEGREQALRLADSLGTFLDEMIIGGKDFSALSRLVPEEFSAHWQISLRFLEILSVHWPKIIEESGMIDAVHRRNLLLRALADYWRAFPPDGPVIAAGTTGSIPATAQLLRVISELPQGRLILPGLDFDLDAESWESLDESHPQYLMKVLLMTLDVSREAVGVIGQIPETAGTGRNDLIREIMRPAATSGQWIHFGDSVRRLGTAASLLDGLRLYTCDTPQEEAQVVALLMREALEADGKTVCLITPDRGLARRVAAHCLRWGIAVNDSAGESLSATSVGIFLFLVLEAAHRRFDPAALLALLKHPLCGLGTERAEMERAVGSLERFFFRDEEHRPHALHDLANITSKSSYKDVARIAQILSDIFAPLTAFSDGQSYDFAKIYEAHIRAAERLSDLPDLPGDLRLWSGEAGEAAAHFLSELLGESEQIDPLSFADYVSLLFVLAQRVTVRPRYGLHPRLSILGQLEARLVDADLVILGGLNEGTWPTALRHDPWLSLPMRKSLGLPGPERFAGQAAHDFAQAFWGTEVVLTRSRKVDGAPTVPSRWLQKMGAVLQACGADHSVLSGGSHLRWARIMDDAVDVRPVSRPCPRPPVFLRPSRVSVTRVDGWLSDPYGHYARYGLGLKKLPPLRVESDHALRGQILHRAFETFLGAYPEILPPDADGLFLGHLQKAAAALLHETETLQFWITRMDDPVRRIMAHERIWRETSKFLATEAFGSLILDVGGQPFTLYGRADRIDRRSDGYALIDYKSGGSFSSQKLQNGGLPQLPLEALILERGSFRRSDPGLQGSETFRGRSSYLGYWMVNAGRKEEFTAAVEGDLTALITLVEDGLKGLVVHYRNEKVAYVNLPDPRRMPRYNDYLHLARVREWSVADSDAEEVIL
- the tsaE gene encoding tRNA (adenosine(37)-N6)-threonylcarbamoyltransferase complex ATPase subunit type 1 TsaE yields the protein MIPAALEQISTNEAETEAFARSFGRALGAGDVVCLRGTLGAGKSVFCRALIRCLCGLPDLEVPSPTFTLAQIYEGHPGQRFPIWHFDLYRLTSPEEIYEIGWEEALGQALVLIEWPERLGALLPSRRTDVTLEAVPGGANHRQIRIERHE